From Methanotorris formicicus Mc-S-70:
TTTGTTTATTTTGTTATGGTTGTCTGATTTAAAAACTCATCTAAAAATTCAATTCCTCCTCCATAGTTTATACTCTTTGGATGTATTGAGAGATAGAATAAGTATTTAGACATTTTATAATCAAATTCCGCTATAGGAAACACAATTCCTGTAAAACTTTTTGGTAAATACCATGTATATTCCCTATTTTCTATTGGAATCTTTCCTGTTTTTGTTATAATATAATTCTTCGTTATAATTGTTAAGTTGTAGGATAGCATAACATTTTCAGCATCCTTTGAAACTTCGTATCTTGGTGGTATGATATAAGATATATTATTAAATCCACAAGCATTCAATATTTCCAATGATTTTTTAATTTTTTCTTTTGCAACCTCTTTATTGCAGTTAAATTCACCATCTATATGGTTGTAGCCATGCAGTTCGATATGGTATCCTTTATCTTCCAATTTATGAAGAAACTCAACAAATTTCGGATAATTTTTTAAATTGTATCTATTGTTGTGGTTTACTATGACAAATAAATATGTTCTATTTTGATAGTGGTATTTATCTATTATCTTCACAATTTCCTTCAACTCATTATAGTACAGGGGACTCACGTCATGCACTAAGATTATGGGTTTGTGGGTATATACATTATTTTTAAAATTCGGGGGTTTGGTATTTAAGTTTATCTTTTCATCTATATATATAACTTTGTAAATGCCAAATATAAGTAAAATCGGAAGTAGCATATAGAGCAATCTCAATATCCCACCTTTTAAATCAAAAAACTTATTACATTTCGCTCATCTTCAAGTATCATTACCTAACATGATTATAAGTAATTCAGAGAACCAATTCGATTTATAGTTGCATATAAATGTATAGAAGTTTACATATAGGTGGAGATTTTTTTCGACTAATGCCTCGATGTTTTCTTAGATAAGGTTTGATTATCGAATGGAAGCATTCGC
This genomic window contains:
- a CDS encoding DUF2334 domain-containing protein, with product MLLPILLIFGIYKVIYIDEKINLNTKPPNFKNNVYTHKPIILVHDVSPLYYNELKEIVKIIDKYHYQNRTYLFVIVNHNNRYNLKNYPKFVEFLHKLEDKGYHIELHGYNHIDGEFNCNKEVAKEKIKKSLEILNACGFNNISYIIPPRYEVSKDAENVMLSYNLTIITKNYIITKTGKIPIENREYTWYLPKSFTGIVFPIAEFDYKMSKYLFYLSIHPKSINYGGGIEFLDEFLNQTTITK